The following coding sequences lie in one Arachis hypogaea cultivar Tifrunner chromosome 4, arahy.Tifrunner.gnm2.J5K5, whole genome shotgun sequence genomic window:
- the LOC112796543 gene encoding uncharacterized protein produces the protein MISVEMARQDSTHAQEQLHRAVSADFSRPNLIYLAPPPDSAEEGRRGYLTKCVPLHKAALTGDWKEAKKILDQDPALLTAAITKGWATMLHIAVGANHVPFVKELVKLLKSHDLGLQDNKGNTAFCFAAAVGNVEIARILWEENRSLPQTRGGEGLTPLHMAVLQGRSAMAEYLFPLSKDILAQEDLISLFFISINSGLYDLALKMVEENKSLATARSDEDQETGLHVLARKSSLCGCRSLRSRRHLLHFCKKDTTILKLMKRMWDILLGLEDRVMTETITEPTQAIFIAAEVGNHDFLSVILSTYPDLIWELDTMGRSIIHIAVLHRHASIFNLIHEVGPIKDFIVAFLDDEGNNLLHCAAKLPPPNRLNLVSGAALQMMLELSWFEEVKKITPPICMEMRNNAGESPGELFTKEHGDLLNKGESWMKRTAESCMVVSTLIATGVFSAAFSLPGGNNDNTGSPNYLEKPTFLLFALSDTMALISSTSSILIFLSIMISRYGEEDFRRSLPLKLMSGLMMLFISIISMMVAFSSAFFVTYYHGLKWVPVFIAVLAFVPIPVFVFLQFPLWSDIVYSAYISSSLFRSSKRMIR, from the exons ATGATATCTGT AGAAATGGCTAGACAAGATTCAACACACGCTCAGGAACAGCTTCACAGGGCTGTCTCTGCTGATTTTAGCAGGCCAAACCTTATCTATCTCGCTCCTCCAC CTGATTCGGCCGAAGAGGGTAGACGTGGATACCTCACTAAATGTGTTCCCCTTCACAAAGCAGCACTGACAGGTGATTGGAAAGAAGCCAAGAAAATCTTGGATCAAGACCCGGCGCTTCTAACAGCCGCCATAACCAAAGGGTGGGCAACCATGCTCCACATTGCGGTTGGGGCGAATCATGTTCCCTTTGTGAAGGAGCTTGTGAAGCTATTGAAATCTCATGATTTGGGGTTACAAGACAACAAAGGGAACACGGCGTTCTGCTTTGCTGCGGCGGTGGGGAATGTGGAGATCGCCCGGATACTGTGGGAAGAGAATAGGTCGTTGCCGCAAACCAGGGGCGGAGAAGGGTTGACTCCTCTTCACATGGCTGTTCTTCAAGGAAGGAGTGCAATGGCAGAGTATCTGTTCCCTTTGTCCAAAGATATACTGGCACAAGAGGATTTGATTTCACTCTTCTTCATTTCTATAAATTCAGGACTCTATG ATTTAGCCCTGAAGATGGTAGAAGAGAATAAAAGCTTAGCTACTGCAAGGAGTGATGAAGATCAAGAGACAGGTTTGCATGTTTTGGCTCGAAAGTCTTCACTTTGTGGTTGCCGTAGTCTGAGAAGCCGAAGGCACCTCCTCCATTTCT GTAAGAAGGACACAACGATCCTCAAACTTATGAAACGAATGTGGGACATACTTCTTGGTCTTGAGGACAGAGTGATGACAGAAACCATAACAGAACCTACTCAAGCAATATTCATTGCCGCAGAAGTTGGAAACCATGACTTTTTATCTGTAATTTTGAGCACTTACCCGGATTTGATTTGGGAATTGGACACTATGGGACGGAGTATAATTCACATTGCCGTTTTGCATCGCCATGCAAGTATCTTCAATCTCATACATGAAGTGGGTCCAATCAAAGATTTCATAGTCGCTTTCCTTGATGATGAAGGCAACAATTTGTTGCATTGTGCTGCCAAACTGCCACCACCAAATAGACTTAACTTGGTTTCTGGTGCAGCTCTTCAAATGATGCTTGAGTTGTCATGGTTTGAG GAGGTTAAAAAAATAACACCACCAATATGCATGGAAATGAGAAACAATGCAGGGGAGAGTCCAGGGGAACTATTCACCAAAGAGCACGGAGATCTTCTGAATAAAGGAGAGTCATGGATGAAGAGGACAGCAGAATCCTGCATGGTCGTCTCGACGCTCATTGCCACGGGAGTGTTCTCGGCCGCCTTCAGCTTGCCGGGCGGCAACAATGACAATACAGGAAGTCCCAACTATCTCGAGAAGCCAACCTTCTTGCTATTCGCATTATCGGATACCATGGCTCTAATATCATCCACAAGCTCGATCCTTATTTTCTTGTCCATTATGATTTCGCGTTATGGGGAGGAAGATTTCCGCAGGTCATTGCCTTTGAAGCTCATGTCAGGATTAATGATGCTGTTTATCTCGATCATAAGCATGATGGTAGCGTTTAGCAGTGCGTTCTTTGTTACATATTACCATGGTTTGAAGTGGGTTCCTGTGTTCATTGCTGTGCTTGCATTTGTACCAATACCCGTATTTGTGTTTCTTCAGTTTCCTCTCTGGTCTGATATTGTCTATTCCGCCTATATTTCTAGTTCTTTGTTTAGGTCAAGTAAACGCATGATTCGCTAG